Proteins encoded in a region of the Mucilaginibacter sabulilitoris genome:
- a CDS encoding protein O-mannosyl-transferase family: protein MQYKKINNLLGWLCFVIASVTYILTLEPSVSFWDCGEFISCAYRLQVAHQPGYPVFAMLGKLFSLLSFGDNTKVPYFTNLGSAVASGATIMFLFWTITALAKKMLLNKRDDQVEQSNLILIMGAGLVGALAFTYTDTFWFSAVETIVFALSSLCTAIVFWAILKWDAHADEKGADKWLVFIAYVIGLSIGIHLLNLLTIPAIAMVYFFRRSKNITVGNGILAFLAGIVILGLVQYGIRGYTIKFAAYFDLFFVNSLGMGFGSGAFFFILLIVVALVFGILYSIRKKKPVLNLALLCVAFIYFGYGSFAYIPIRASANPDLNNSHPDNAFTLYGYLNRIQYGETPLLNGPYFDAKLTDQKEGSIIYRKGKTQYENAGRKIESVYDHTTPLPRMYSTEPQDVQFYRDWLRIPDGQAPTFTDNLKWMFSWQMYQMYWRYFMWNFVGRYNDADGQTNTEGIDGNWTTGIFDGAKHLPKSVVNGTTYTPLYALPLIIGLIGAFYHFNRKNKDALIVLLLFFFTGLAIVLYVNQPSVQPRERDYSYVGSFYAFAIWIGMGVIAIAEFARKFLNPKFAAIGATAICLLLAPVVLASKEWKAHDRSTKWTAHDMAYNYLISCPPNAILFTYGDNDTYSLWYDQEVEGIRPDVRIVNLSLFTGDWYIRQMQGKMNQSEPLPITMPYDKYKEGVRDVIYFNDRKLGAPVEVKEIFDFISSDDRAAQVQYQSGDWGNYLPTKDFKITIDPDEVVKNGVVTPDQKSKITKTMEWKYTSNYVTKDNLAMLDILAHNHWKRPICFTTTIGNENLIGLQPYLYKEGFTYHLIPFEKDTSRRDQLSKTNTMVMYNNIMNKFKFGNFKNARYLDHESTSMFYPVMTSTFIDLAQNLIDEGHNDLALKVLHKYDQEMPDITPYIDVAGRKLFLAQLAFQLNDVVLGKRLVTNIDNYVTDQLDYNYHLLTDNANNVNMRDVQISMQLLNGIVDFTKGSKQTDISNKVEAQLKDYMKKFAPVLGQQ, encoded by the coding sequence ATGCAGTACAAAAAAATCAATAATCTTTTAGGCTGGCTTTGCTTTGTTATAGCTTCTGTTACCTACATTTTAACGTTAGAGCCATCCGTAAGTTTTTGGGATTGTGGCGAATTTATTTCATGTGCCTACCGTTTGCAGGTAGCTCACCAGCCCGGATACCCTGTATTTGCTATGCTGGGAAAATTGTTCTCGCTGCTCTCATTTGGGGATAATACCAAAGTACCGTATTTTACTAATTTAGGCTCGGCAGTTGCAAGCGGGGCTACCATCATGTTCCTGTTTTGGACTATAACCGCACTGGCAAAAAAAATGCTGCTGAACAAGCGTGATGACCAGGTTGAACAATCAAACCTGATCTTGATTATGGGTGCCGGTTTAGTAGGTGCGCTTGCTTTTACTTATACCGATACTTTCTGGTTTTCGGCAGTTGAAACCATTGTATTTGCCTTATCTTCATTATGTACAGCCATTGTATTTTGGGCCATATTAAAATGGGATGCCCATGCTGATGAAAAAGGCGCCGATAAATGGCTGGTTTTTATTGCATACGTTATTGGTTTATCTATTGGCATACACCTGCTTAATTTATTAACCATTCCGGCAATTGCCATGGTTTATTTCTTCCGCAGGAGTAAAAATATTACTGTTGGAAATGGCATCCTGGCGTTTTTAGCAGGTATTGTTATACTTGGCCTGGTACAATATGGCATAAGGGGATATACCATAAAGTTCGCGGCATATTTCGACCTGTTTTTTGTAAACTCCTTGGGTATGGGCTTTGGCAGCGGTGCCTTTTTCTTTATATTACTTATTGTAGTTGCGCTGGTATTCGGAATATTATACAGCATTCGTAAAAAGAAACCCGTGCTTAACCTCGCATTGTTGTGCGTTGCCTTTATATATTTTGGTTATGGTTCTTTTGCATATATACCAATCAGAGCCAGCGCAAATCCCGATCTGAATAACTCACATCCCGATAACGCGTTTACGTTGTACGGTTATTTAAACCGTATTCAATATGGTGAAACTCCATTATTAAATGGGCCGTATTTTGATGCAAAACTTACCGATCAGAAGGAGGGAAGTATCATTTATCGCAAAGGTAAAACACAATATGAAAATGCCGGCCGTAAAATAGAATCGGTATATGATCATACCACCCCTTTACCGCGTATGTACAGTACCGAACCGCAGGATGTACAGTTTTATAGAGATTGGCTGCGTATTCCCGATGGTCAGGCGCCAACTTTTACAGATAACCTTAAATGGATGTTTAGCTGGCAGATGTATCAGATGTACTGGCGCTATTTTATGTGGAACTTTGTTGGCCGTTATAACGATGCCGATGGACAAACCAACACCGAAGGTATTGACGGAAACTGGACAACCGGAATATTCGACGGCGCCAAGCATCTGCCCAAATCGGTGGTTAATGGCACAACTTACACGCCTTTGTATGCATTGCCTTTAATTATTGGGCTGATAGGCGCTTTTTATCACTTCAACCGTAAAAACAAGGATGCTCTTATAGTTCTGTTATTGTTCTTTTTTACCGGGCTTGCTATTGTACTGTATGTGAACCAACCCTCTGTACAGCCGAGGGAACGCGATTACTCCTATGTAGGATCATTTTATGCTTTTGCTATATGGATTGGTATGGGCGTTATTGCCATTGCCGAGTTTGCGCGCAAGTTTCTAAATCCTAAGTTCGCTGCCATTGGCGCCACTGCAATTTGCTTATTGCTGGCCCCGGTTGTACTTGCCAGCAAAGAGTGGAAAGCGCATGACCGTTCAACCAAATGGACGGCACATGACATGGCTTACAATTACCTGATCTCATGCCCGCCTAATGCTATTTTGTTTACTTATGGCGATAATGACACCTATTCTTTATGGTATGACCAGGAAGTAGAAGGCATAAGGCCCGATGTACGTATTGTTAACCTGAGTTTGTTTACCGGTGATTGGTATATACGCCAGATGCAGGGCAAAATGAACCAGTCGGAACCATTGCCTATTACCATGCCTTATGATAAATACAAAGAAGGCGTAAGGGATGTGATCTATTTTAACGACCGTAAATTGGGCGCGCCCGTTGAAGTAAAGGAAATTTTTGATTTCATCTCGTCAGATGACCGTGCAGCACAGGTGCAATATCAAAGTGGTGATTGGGGCAATTATTTGCCTACTAAAGATTTCAAAATCACCATTGATCCTGATGAAGTTGTAAAGAACGGGGTGGTAACTCCCGATCAGAAAAGCAAGATCACTAAAACAATGGAGTGGAAATATACATCAAACTATGTTACTAAAGATAACCTGGCTATGCTGGATATTTTAGCTCACAACCATTGGAAAAGGCCAATTTGCTTTACTACAACCATAGGCAACGAAAACCTGATTGGTTTACAGCCTTACCTGTATAAAGAAGGTTTTACATACCACTTAATTCCGTTTGAAAAGGATACTTCCAGACGTGATCAGCTAAGTAAAACAAACACAATGGTGATGTATAACAACATCATGAACAAGTTCAAGTTTGGCAATTTTAAAAATGCCCGTTATCTTGACCATGAGTCAACATCTATGTTTTATCCTGTAATGACCTCTACGTTTATAGATCTGGCGCAAAATCTTATTGATGAAGGTCATAATGATCTGGCATTAAAGGTGCTGCATAAATACGACCAGGAGATGCCGGATATTACCCCTTATATTGATGTTGCAGGTCGTAAATTATTCCTGGCTCAGCTTGCATTCCAGCTTAATGATGTAGTATTGGGTAAGAGACTGGTAACCAATATTGATAACTATGTTACTGATCAGCTTGATTATAATTATCACTTGCTTACCGATAACGCTAACAATGTAAACATGCGCGATGTACAAATTAGCATGCAGTTGCTTAATGGCATAGTTGATTTTACCAAAGGAAGCAAACAAACCGATATTAGTAACAAGGTGGAGGCACAACTAAAAGATTACATGAAAAAGTTTGCCCCTGTATTAGGTCAGCAATAA
- a CDS encoding gliding motility protein RemB — MQKLYFFRFTKLFLLVVTISLSAQLSKAQSVYLPNSYQLYQKFNSDIYSKKSSFHTSLRPFLIDSVINHTYDSVMNVGVDTARKSWVSRKLFNEHLFDVKTKDYTFYGDFLADLQLGRDFKGQRTTYLNARGFQFGGTIGAKFSFYTSGFEDQGKFPTYYNNLVNTNAFIPGQAYARHYNALGQNTQDWSYVTALISYTPIKQLNITLGQDKMFIGDGYRSLLLSDYAANMPLLKLTANLGPIQYMMAWTYLEDLKEKRFDTFGSYRRKWALFHYLDWNVSNRVSFGFFNAMITPEADAQGNRRGFDINFINPILFSSSLGSSASPKDNVFMGFTGKYKIFDKTAVYGQLLLDRFKFNNFFSGNNLDNTNGIQLGIRGADIFKVNRLNYLFEFNTVKPYTYSSTQPLDSYTFFGDPLAHPFGANFREFLGIMNYSAGRFDFQWQLDYGKYGLDASKTDNNGKIITKAYPATPNPTPVIGQGISTQLYYTEGTVSYLLNPKYNLRFEISGLYRQEKNAVSNNKTAMITFGLRTAFRNLYHDF; from the coding sequence ATGCAAAAACTTTACTTTTTTCGCTTTACTAAATTATTCTTATTAGTTGTAACCATCTCGCTTTCAGCGCAGTTGAGTAAAGCACAATCTGTTTATTTACCTAACTCCTACCAGCTTTATCAAAAATTTAATTCAGATATATATAGTAAAAAAAGCTCATTTCATACTTCTTTGCGTCCATTTTTGATCGACAGTGTAATTAATCATACTTATGATTCGGTTATGAACGTTGGCGTTGACACCGCCCGCAAAAGCTGGGTGAGCCGTAAGTTATTTAACGAACACCTGTTTGATGTAAAAACTAAAGACTATACCTTTTATGGTGACTTTCTGGCCGACCTGCAACTTGGGCGTGATTTTAAAGGCCAACGAACAACATATTTAAATGCACGCGGCTTTCAGTTCGGCGGAACCATAGGTGCTAAATTTTCATTTTACACCAGTGGTTTTGAAGATCAGGGTAAATTTCCAACTTATTATAACAACTTAGTTAATACAAATGCTTTTATACCGGGACAGGCTTACGCCCGGCATTACAATGCGTTGGGTCAAAATACTCAAGATTGGTCATACGTTACGGCGCTTATCTCCTACACTCCTATTAAACAGCTAAATATTACTTTAGGTCAGGATAAGATGTTTATTGGCGATGGTTACCGCTCTTTGCTGTTATCAGATTATGCTGCCAATATGCCTTTATTAAAGCTTACCGCCAATCTGGGACCGATACAATATATGATGGCATGGACATATCTTGAAGATCTAAAGGAAAAAAGGTTTGATACCTTTGGCAGCTACCGCCGCAAATGGGCACTGTTTCATTACTTAGACTGGAATGTGAGTAACCGGGTATCATTCGGTTTCTTTAATGCAATGATAACTCCTGAAGCTGATGCACAGGGAAACAGGCGTGGCTTTGACATCAATTTTATTAACCCTATCCTGTTTTCAAGTTCTTTAGGCTCATCAGCATCACCTAAGGATAATGTGTTTATGGGCTTTACCGGTAAGTATAAAATATTTGATAAAACAGCCGTTTATGGTCAGTTATTGCTTGACAGATTTAAGTTCAATAATTTCTTTTCGGGCAATAACCTAGATAATACCAACGGTATACAACTGGGTATCCGGGGTGCCGACATATTCAAGGTTAACCGCCTTAATTACCTTTTTGAGTTTAATACCGTTAAGCCTTATACCTATTCAAGTACGCAACCGCTTGACAGCTACACATTTTTTGGCGATCCGCTGGCTCATCCGTTCGGGGCCAATTTCAGGGAGTTTTTGGGTATCATGAACTACTCTGCCGGCCGGTTTGATTTCCAGTGGCAGCTTGATTATGGCAAATATGGTCTTGACGCCAGCAAAACTGATAATAATGGTAAGATAATTACCAAAGCTTATCCAGCTACGCCTAACCCTACCCCTGTTATTGGCCAGGGTATAAGTACACAACTTTATTATACCGAAGGCACTGTATCATATCTCCTCAATCCCAAATACAACTTACGTTTTGAGATTAGCGGCTTATACCGACAGGAAAAAAATGCCGTGAGCAATAATAAAACTGCAATGATAACCTTTGGCCTTAGAACTGCGTTCAGGAACTTATATCACGATTTTTAA
- a CDS encoding hybrid sensor histidine kinase/response regulator, producing the protein MKSTYTQKNSRKILLAFLAFVIILAIAALFVRNTISRKLQELSKLAHDVEYDQSKPQQTLLLLHEAEDDFQESLLSADDTKSKAYKTKLSQAFNQIDTLLKEHSDTQNLSAKQHQKVQYLYNKKLQLSSRLSGLKHNFDSLLTIYADYNEASNKKITGLNIDKSLTQKTVETKTDTVKKSIPLKKRGFFARIKDAISNKNNNAASTNIIEVNHNRTNHIVDSATRKIAYRDKNIYNQKLKQLQDRNQKLLTTQKELISLNISIRNELENIINDVKDINYSITNEFKGMTFKSYQETTQLLNNFYLAALFLVLIFAALLIVFILKLGTSERLLLQENERAVTIAQQKMDLLQHMSHEIRNPLTAIKGFLYIFSQTNLSPRQADMLGSIRLSSDMLLRTLNDTLDAAKMESSEFKINKDPFNADFVLKEVIESMEFSAAKKKLDLRYHFEGDKDALILGDSFRLKQIMVNLLSNAIKYTNTGGVTVNAELVIADGVNRLKVDVVDTGQGISQEQQANLFSKYYQTNSARGQTGTGLGLYICKQLVQLQKGLIGIKSIAGKGSTFSFYIPYDEGKNINTAIDKQKIDDPLSLLNGISILAVDDNELSLMFLKMMTSKWNIKFHQASDAKKALEILTTEKITIVLTDIQMPTMDGHEFIAAIRQLNAPLNEIPVIVISGNAKLTEAEKLSKKGFSGFVTKPFIEAELIKQIVNALKL; encoded by the coding sequence ATGAAATCAACTTATACTCAAAAAAATTCAAGGAAAATCCTGCTGGCATTTCTGGCATTTGTTATTATTCTGGCTATAGCGGCACTTTTTGTACGTAATACCATCTCTCGTAAATTGCAGGAACTTTCAAAACTGGCTCATGATGTTGAATATGATCAGTCAAAACCGCAACAAACCTTGCTATTGCTGCATGAAGCGGAAGATGATTTTCAGGAATCATTATTGAGTGCCGACGATACAAAAAGCAAGGCTTATAAAACAAAGTTATCTCAGGCTTTTAACCAGATAGATACCTTGCTCAAAGAACACTCGGATACTCAGAATTTAAGCGCCAAACAACATCAAAAAGTGCAGTATTTGTATAATAAGAAATTACAATTATCATCAAGGCTGTCTGGGCTTAAGCACAATTTTGATTCCCTGCTTACTATATATGCCGATTACAACGAAGCTTCAAATAAAAAAATAACTGGGTTAAATATTGATAAGTCACTCACCCAAAAGACTGTCGAAACTAAAACTGATACGGTAAAAAAAAGTATTCCTCTTAAAAAGAGAGGCTTCTTCGCAAGAATTAAAGACGCCATTTCCAATAAAAACAACAATGCTGCGTCAACCAATATTATTGAAGTAAACCACAACCGTACTAATCACATAGTCGATTCGGCTACGCGAAAAATAGCGTATCGTGATAAAAATATATATAACCAAAAACTGAAACAGTTGCAGGATCGCAACCAGAAATTACTGACTACACAAAAAGAGTTAATCTCACTTAATATCAGCATCAGGAATGAATTGGAAAATATTATAAATGATGTAAAGGATATTAACTACAGCATAACCAACGAATTTAAAGGCATGACCTTTAAAAGCTACCAGGAAACAACCCAATTGCTAAACAACTTTTATCTGGCCGCGCTTTTTCTGGTTTTAATATTTGCTGCTTTGCTGATTGTATTTATATTAAAACTCGGAACGTCTGAAAGATTATTACTGCAGGAAAATGAGCGGGCGGTAACCATTGCACAGCAAAAAATGGATTTACTGCAACACATGAGTCATGAGATACGTAATCCGCTTACAGCTATTAAGGGATTCCTGTATATATTCAGCCAAACCAATTTATCCCCGCGGCAGGCCGATATGCTTGGCTCAATCAGGTTATCGTCTGATATGTTGTTGCGTACCCTGAATGACACCCTTGATGCAGCGAAAATGGAGAGCAGCGAATTTAAGATCAATAAAGACCCTTTTAATGCCGATTTTGTGTTGAAAGAGGTTATTGAAAGTATGGAATTCAGCGCTGCCAAAAAGAAACTTGACCTTCGTTATCATTTTGAAGGGGATAAGGATGCTTTAATTTTGGGCGACAGTTTCAGGCTTAAGCAAATAATGGTAAACTTGTTGAGTAACGCCATTAAATATACTAATACCGGAGGGGTTACCGTTAACGCGGAGCTTGTAATTGCAGATGGCGTTAACCGCTTAAAGGTTGATGTTGTTGATACAGGTCAGGGAATTAGTCAGGAGCAGCAGGCAAATCTTTTTTCAAAGTATTATCAAACCAATTCGGCCCGCGGCCAAACAGGAACAGGCTTGGGGCTTTATATCTGCAAACAGTTGGTTCAGCTGCAAAAAGGATTAATTGGCATAAAAAGCATTGCAGGCAAAGGCAGTACTTTTAGTTTCTATATTCCCTACGATGAAGGTAAAAACATCAATACTGCTATTGATAAACAAAAAATAGACGATCCGTTATCGCTACTTAATGGTATTAGTATTCTGGCTGTTGATGATAATGAATTAAGCCTGATGTTCCTGAAAATGATGACAAGTAAGTGGAATATCAAATTTCACCAGGCATCAGACGCCAAAAAAGCACTTGAAATACTGACCACGGAAAAAATAACCATTGTATTAACAGATATCCAGATGCCTACTATGGATGGTCATGAATTTATAGCCGCGATACGACAATTAAATGCTCCATTAAATGAAATACCTGTAATAGTTATCAGTGGCAACGCCAAGCTAACAGAAGCTGAAAAATTGTCGAAAAAAGGCTTTTCGGGTTTTGTTACAAAGCCGTTTATTGAGGCAGAACTGATAAAACAGATTGTTAATGCTTTGAAATTATAA
- the aqpZ gene encoding aquaporin Z: METNTFSKFTAELFGTLVLVLMGCGSAVIAGANGATGVGLLGISFAFGLSVVAMAYAIGHISGCHINPAISIGMVVSGRMKASEAVIYIIAQVLGAIAGAGILLLIASGKDGYSVAANGLGQNGYDAFSPAHYNLLSGFVAETVFTFIFLLVIFGSTSTKNIHGGFAGLSIGLSLVLIHIVGIPVTGVSVNPARSIGPALLVGGAAISQLWLFIVAPILGAILSAVVWRYVLERK, encoded by the coding sequence ATGGAAACAAACACCTTTTCAAAATTTACTGCTGAGCTATTCGGTACGCTTGTGCTGGTATTAATGGGCTGCGGCAGCGCGGTAATTGCCGGGGCCAATGGTGCAACAGGCGTTGGCCTTTTGGGTATATCTTTCGCTTTTGGTTTATCGGTTGTGGCAATGGCTTACGCTATTGGCCATATATCAGGTTGCCATATTAATCCGGCTATTTCTATCGGAATGGTAGTATCGGGCAGAATGAAGGCAAGTGAGGCTGTTATTTACATTATTGCCCAGGTATTGGGAGCCATTGCAGGCGCAGGGATACTGTTGCTTATTGCATCAGGTAAAGATGGTTATAGCGTTGCAGCCAATGGTTTAGGACAAAATGGTTACGATGCTTTTTCACCGGCGCATTATAACTTGTTATCAGGGTTTGTTGCTGAAACTGTTTTTACATTTATATTTCTGCTCGTTATTTTTGGTTCAACTTCTACAAAAAACATACATGGTGGTTTTGCGGGTTTGTCAATAGGTTTAAGTTTGGTACTTATACATATAGTGGGCATACCTGTTACTGGCGTATCGGTTAATCCTGCCCGCAGCATTGGCCCCGCATTATTGGTGGGTGGCGCGGCCATTAGCCAGTTGTGGTTGTTTATAGTTGCACCAATATTGGGCGCTATACTAAGTGCGGTAGTTTGGCGCTACGTATTGGAAAGAAAATAA
- a CDS encoding LytR/AlgR family response regulator transcription factor, with protein MPIDCMIVDDDEMVLSHLRSLVVQTPFLNLLSFHTNPADALIAIENNSLKLVFLDINMPGLSGIELARIINNRKGPEAPRIIFTTGFEHFALEGYKVNALDYLLKPIDYEAFIKAAYKAKADIESHVKQAPGATGYTENDFIFLRVEYELVKVYLKNILYFEGFKDYVKVYVANSDNYIKSLTTMKSLEEKLTANSFMRVHRSFIVSLDKIDTITKNTVRVGKTLIPVSDQYKESFKKFTDKWF; from the coding sequence ATGCCAATAGATTGTATGATTGTTGACGACGACGAAATGGTACTTTCTCACCTTCGTAGTCTTGTAGTGCAAACTCCGTTTCTGAACCTGCTATCGTTTCATACGAACCCTGCCGATGCGCTTATTGCTATTGAAAATAACAGCCTGAAACTTGTTTTTCTTGATATTAATATGCCTGGTCTTAGTGGTATTGAGCTGGCCCGCATCATTAATAACCGGAAAGGGCCCGAAGCTCCCCGTATTATTTTCACCACGGGCTTTGAACATTTTGCCTTGGAAGGATATAAGGTAAATGCATTAGATTACCTGCTTAAACCAATTGATTACGAAGCTTTTATTAAAGCGGCTTATAAAGCAAAGGCCGACATAGAGAGCCATGTTAAACAAGCTCCTGGCGCGACTGGTTATACCGAAAATGATTTTATTTTTTTAAGGGTTGAATATGAATTGGTAAAGGTTTATTTAAAGAATATACTCTATTTTGAAGGATTTAAAGACTATGTAAAAGTTTACGTAGCCAATAGCGACAACTATATTAAATCGCTTACAACCATGAAAAGCCTGGAAGAGAAATTAACGGCTAATTCATTTATGCGGGTGCACCGTTCGTTCATAGTATCGCTTGATAAAATTGATACCATTACCAAGAACACTGTACGGGTAGGAAAAACACTTATACCGGTGAGTGACCAGTATAAAGAATCATTTAAAAAATTTACCGATAAGTGGTTTTAA
- a CDS encoding sodium:solute symporter family transporter, protein MLKHISTADILVFFFYFIIVSCYGYFIYRKKKSETNNSSHSFFLAEGSLTWWAIGASIIASNISAEQFIGMSGDGFFAGIAVAVYEWVGAAALIIVAVFFMPVYIKNKIFTMPQFLENRYNSGVALVMSIFWLLLYIFINLTAILYLGALAINGLLGGEYFHEIMIGLAIFGAIIALGGMRVVGYTDVIQVGVLVVGGLAITYLSLTIVSEKFGFGTNVLTGFNLLLKDAPDHFHLIFKKPAAGASSETITKYLILPGFAMYVSGQWISNLNYWGCNQYITQRALGANITTARTGILFASLLKILMPVIVMLPGIVAFVLYKHGHLPQLGNGGKDGAYSAILSFLPSGLKGLSLAVLTAAIVASLAGKINSIATIFTLDIYKKYISSEATERKMVWTGRAAILFSLLIAVAFTWNDVLGIGSAGGYTFVQKYSSFVSPGVLATFLLGMFWKRTTAEAAIIGILVGFGASVFFNEFAVTMLGHETWLYTAFRNAAGEYEIPFFISLSWSFLITVIIMVAVSFAGPIVNAKAITVESSMFKLKPSSVILIAVILILLSAIYIRFW, encoded by the coding sequence ATGCTGAAACACATTTCTACGGCCGATATTTTGGTCTTTTTCTTCTACTTTATCATAGTTTCTTGTTACGGCTACTTCATTTACCGTAAAAAAAAGAGCGAGACCAACAACAGTTCACATAGCTTTTTCCTGGCCGAAGGTTCACTTACCTGGTGGGCTATTGGCGCATCTATTATTGCCTCAAATATTTCGGCCGAGCAATTTATTGGCATGAGCGGCGATGGTTTTTTTGCGGGCATAGCCGTTGCGGTATATGAATGGGTAGGGGCGGCGGCACTCATAATAGTGGCGGTATTTTTTATGCCGGTATATATTAAAAACAAAATATTTACCATGCCGCAATTTTTGGAAAACCGGTACAACAGCGGTGTGGCTTTGGTAATGTCGATATTTTGGTTGCTTTTATACATATTTATTAACCTCACTGCCATATTATACCTGGGCGCCTTAGCCATCAACGGCTTGCTGGGCGGCGAATATTTCCATGAAATTATGATTGGCCTGGCCATTTTTGGTGCCATAATAGCTTTGGGCGGTATGCGTGTTGTTGGTTACACCGATGTTATACAGGTAGGCGTATTGGTAGTTGGCGGATTGGCCATCACTTATCTTTCCCTTACCATTGTTAGCGAAAAATTTGGTTTCGGAACCAATGTGCTTACCGGGTTTAATTTATTATTGAAAGATGCGCCCGACCATTTTCATTTAATATTTAAAAAACCTGCTGCCGGTGCTTCTTCAGAAACCATAACCAAATACCTTATTTTACCTGGTTTTGCCATGTATGTTTCTGGGCAATGGATCAGCAATTTAAATTACTGGGGGTGTAATCAATACATCACGCAGCGGGCTTTAGGGGCCAATATCACCACAGCGCGTACTGGTATTTTGTTTGCCAGTTTGTTAAAAATACTGATGCCGGTAATTGTTATGCTACCCGGGATTGTTGCCTTTGTATTGTACAAGCACGGTCACTTGCCGCAATTAGGTAATGGGGGTAAAGATGGCGCTTATTCGGCCATATTATCGTTTTTACCTTCCGGCCTTAAGGGGTTGTCATTAGCGGTTTTAACTGCTGCCATAGTTGCTTCGCTGGCCGGAAAAATAAATAGTATCGCTACCATTTTTACATTGGATATTTATAAGAAATACATCAGTTCAGAAGCCACTGAACGAAAGATGGTGTGGACTGGTCGGGCCGCCATTTTATTCAGTTTGTTAATAGCCGTGGCATTTACATGGAATGACGTTTTAGGCATCGGAAGCGCTGGTGGCTATACCTTTGTGCAGAAATATTCAAGCTTTGTGAGCCCTGGTGTATTGGCTACTTTCCTGCTGGGTATGTTCTGGAAAAGGACTACCGCCGAAGCTGCCATTATTGGCATATTGGTAGGTTTTGGTGCATCGGTATTTTTTAATGAGTTTGCAGTTACCATGCTTGGTCATGAAACATGGCTATACACAGCCTTCCGCAATGCCGCAGGCGAATACGAAATCCCTTTCTTTATTTCATTAAGCTGGTCGTTCCTGATCACTGTAATTATAATGGTGGCCGTAAGTTTTGCTGGCCCTATAGTAAATGCCAAAGCCATCACGGTTGAAAGTTCAATGTTTAAACTAAAACCTTCATCTGTTATTCTAATCGCTGTAATACTTATACTGTTGTCGGCAATTTATATCAGATTCTGGTAA
- a CDS encoding inositol oxygenase family protein, whose amino-acid sequence MSKINGAPDQGPLDSIEEWEDDLLVRYPDADSIAAGRDTEAYRNYEATTKDSVREFYRLQHINQTYDFVLQKKEQYLSFDKKEMSVWDAFDFLNQLVDDSDPDTDLDQLQHLLQTSEAIRADGRPDWMVLVGLFHDMGKVLCLFGEPQWAVVGDSYPVGCAFSDKIVYSEYFKDNKDTYDPRYNTKYGVYEPNCGLENVHMTWGHDEYVYHMMKPYLPEQGLYMLRYHSFYPQHRENAYSHLMTPHDHQLFKSVALFNPYDLYSKSPVPPDWKKLRPYYEDLVAKYLPSTLKF is encoded by the coding sequence ATGAGCAAGATTAACGGAGCACCAGATCAAGGCCCTTTGGATTCAATAGAAGAATGGGAAGACGATTTATTAGTTCGTTATCCGGATGCCGATTCCATTGCAGCCGGTCGCGATACAGAAGCATATCGTAACTACGAAGCAACAACAAAAGATTCTGTTCGTGAATTTTACCGTTTACAACATATCAATCAGACCTATGATTTTGTGCTACAGAAAAAAGAACAATACCTTTCGTTTGATAAAAAGGAAATGTCTGTATGGGATGCCTTTGATTTTCTCAACCAATTAGTTGATGACTCAGATCCGGATACGGATCTTGACCAACTGCAACACCTGCTGCAAACTTCAGAAGCTATTCGTGCCGATGGCAGACCCGATTGGATGGTACTTGTTGGTTTATTCCATGATATGGGTAAAGTACTTTGCCTTTTTGGTGAACCACAATGGGCCGTTGTTGGTGACAGCTATCCCGTAGGCTGCGCTTTTTCTGATAAAATAGTTTATTCTGAATATTTTAAGGATAACAAAGATACTTATGATCCGCGTTATAATACTAAATACGGTGTTTATGAGCCTAATTGCGGCTTAGAGAATGTACATATGACCTGGGGGCATGATGAATATGTTTATCACATGATGAAACCATACCTGCCCGAACAGGGGCTGTACATGCTGCGTTATCATTCTTTTTACCCGCAGCACCGTGAAAATGCCTACAGTCACCTGATGACTCCGCATGACCATCAGTTGTTTAAATCGGTAGCGTTGTTTAACCCATATGATCTTTATTCAAAAAGCCCGGTTCCGCCAGATTGGAAAAAACTGCGCCCTTATTATGAAGATCTGGTTGCCAAATACCTGCCGTCGACACTGAAGTTTTAA